The DNA segment TTTGAACCAATCGCCGAGCCTGTTAGAGTGGATGTAACACACCTCGGCGTAGTCCGCCAGCTCGTGCACTAACATTTCCGCCTGAGACTTGTCAAAGGCCACCGCTGCCACTGCGAACGTTTTGTGCAGCCATGCGGGCAGTTCCAGGGTCACGGTGTAGGTTTTCGGCTTTTCCGTTGCCATGCAATCACCTCCCTGTTTTCAATTGGTGCAACCGTCAAACCGTGCTCTTCCAGCCTACGCGCGTCACAATAAAAGGACTTGATCGCCCGCAAGACGCTGCGTCCTATAATCCCTTCCAATAATCAGAGGTTATGTAGCATAGTCTATACACCAATAAGATTGTGGTTGGCAAGAGCAACGTGAAAATCAACCGTTTAAGGTCCGAGACGAGCAGCTTTCTGAACATGAAATGTTGTAGAAGTTGCTAAATCGTTGAATGCCACTCTTTGTAGCGAGTACGTCATAGTCGCCATTCGCAGTCGTAATTGTTTGATTCGGGATTTTGTGGATAGTATTATGTATTCTATTTGTAATTGTACATGAGTCAGGCTCCGAGGAAACAGCATGGATGCCACTTACTACTGCTGCTATTATCATACCAACAACAGTGTTTCATTATCGAAGGGGTAAGACCAAGTTGAACCTAGGATAATAGCGGTATTATTCTGCCCTCTTGGTCGATGCTGCGTTCTTGATCATTACCATTCGTTCAAAGACTAGCATGGTTCTTTTGCAGCGACAGACAGAGGTAATCGAACTAGAGACATCAGCGTTACACCTTGATGTGAACGCAGATAAGCAAACGGCCAAGATTTCCAAATATATAAAACTGTTGCTGTAATATTTCTATTTGTACGCATAATCTAATAGAAATTATAGTAGCAGAAAATCTTAATTAGTTAAACGTGCAATAAAATACCAGAAGGCACGGAAATCCCATGAACCTGCGAATGATTGCTGCCATTTTGGCAATCGCGGTCATAGTTGCAATCGTGTATGTGTCTTCCATCATCCCCTATCTGTCAACAGGCGGATCATCTTCTGCCGTCCGAGGGCTTGAGATCCTGATTCCTATCGGCGCAGCGCCGTTGGTATTAGTGCTCCTATTCCTAGTACCCGCGAGGAGCACATTGGAAGAAATAGATGAAGAAGGCAAAGTCACAGTCGTATCAAGACCACCTTCGCGGGAGCAAGCAGTGCAAAGCGAGCGCATAAAAAGATTCGTTGTTGCGGGCAGCATTGCGGGCGTAGCAGCGGCACTAGTCCTAGTTGGATTGATCTCTGTAGGCGATTATTTTCTGGGTTTTCCGGGGGGCGCCTTCTACCAAATATTGGCCCTTGCGGTATTTGGTATAGCCAATAAGTCAATGGCAGTTTCTCTGGGACTTGCGCTGCACCTGTTAAGCGGTACAGCAATAGGCAGCGTTTTTGGCTTTCTCTCTGCAACGATCGGACCCTTTAACATCGACAGTATCCGCAAGGGTGCAGGCTTTGGGATGCTGGCCGGGTTTATCTCGTTTTCACTTCTGTTCATACCAGTTACACGGTTCCAGGTAGAACCAGCTCTTTCAGGTATCTTGCAGAACGCCGGAATAATACCGCAGACTCTTAGCTCCATGGAATTGCAGAACAGAATAACTGACTTGATGTCCACTGTGCTTGCGTTCTCCATACTTTTCCACGTCTTGTATGGCGCAGTGATGGGGTCTCTTACTTCCATACTCATAGATCGTTTGCCGCGGCGCCGGCTGTCTTCAGATGAGGTGGAGACGGTCCGAGGCAAGCCAGCTGATTTTTCGTAGTGCAGGCCTTATGCTTGAACGAACCCAAAGTCTTCCTTTGCAGTAATCATTACTAGGTGAGTAAGCGTTCGTTCTACATAAGGCAAGTTCAAATCATTTTTTACAAAATCTGAAAGCTCTTTTCGGTTTCTGAACTTGGCTATTAGTATTATGTCTGTCAATCCGGTAATGTCGTAAACCGCACATATGTTTGGAAACTTGGCTAGCTGCCTTTCAAGCTCTGTTATTTTGGCCTTGGAAGCGCTAACCTCAATTATGACAGTTAGGTCATAGCCCAGCTTTTCGTGGTCAAGCACGGCAGAATATCTCTTGATTATCATCTCCCGCTGAAGCCTCTCAATCCTGCTAAGGACTGTCGGTGGAGAAGTGCCAATTCGTTCGGCTATTTTTCGGTACGATAGTCGGGCATCAGACAAAAGGATCTTGAGTATCTTTACGTCCATATCATCCATGGATAGGAAACGGTTTAGAAGTTTACATGTAAAAGGCTTTTTCTCAAAACACAGCTCAACTGTAAAGCAATCTAGCCACAAACTTTAATCGCGATTGCCTGCAAGAGAATATGAGGTGAAACAAGACAGAGATGCAGAGCTCAAATGCCGGCGAGATTGACTTTGAAAAGAAAAAGATGATTGAAAATCTGTATGTAAGCGGAATGGAAGAAGAGTTTATCGCGATGCAGGTCGATGTCGATGTGCCGACCGTGATAGCAGTCCTGCGTGAGTTAGAGTCGTACCAGAGACTCGAGGCGGGCAAAGCCTAGTCGTCAACGCAGATGGCCTGCAGTACTGGTTTAACATTAGCCAAAGCTGAAAAGGCCATCTTATATCTTGATACAGATTGTCTATATCTATACAGAAAAAGTTGTGTATTATTTTATGCGGCCTGTGATATAACATAGGCTTTGCAACCTTGTCTTTAGTAATGTTAAAATTCTACTTTAGGCTATATTGTGTATGAGTCAGGCGACTGGAATCAAGGGAAGACTTGCGCCAGGAATACTGGCAGGTGCAATTGCCGGGGCGGTCGCAACCTGGTCAATATCATTTGTCATCGCAATGACAGAACTTGTGTTACATTTTCCAATCGGTACATTTTATACAATTATGGGCGTGAGCCTTGGGATTAATGTCACAACCACTGCCGCCTATGTGGCATTCGGGCTTCACATTTTGACTGGAACCGTTTTGGGGATGATAGTTGGGCTTGCCGTCGTCAGGCTGAAGGGAATTCTAAATACGGTCAAGAACGTTGAAATTGGGATAATCGCCGGAGTAATCATTTCGCTTGTATTGTTCATCCCAGTCACACTATTATTGATCGAGCCTTCCATTCGTCACATCGTCTCACTTTTGGGATCATCTGCTAACCAGACCGCACTTTCAAATAACATCAATGTATTTGTGTCGCAAGTAACTGCGAGCGCGGTTGCATTCCACATACTGTGGGGAGCGATTTTTGGTTACATGTTTAGCGCGATGCTGAGAATCCGGGCTTATCGGTTGAGTCACGTGGGATTAAATGTTTGAGGCCAGTTCAAGACGGGTATTGCCGATGGATGATACGGTGAACGCTCGTTTGCGGTCTGTGCGATTTTCTTGGAAGGACTAATCGCGAACATGCCCAAAGATATTGACGATCATCTTAAACGCTATGGAAAGGAACCTTGGGAAGTAGCCTATAGAGAACGATAGACCCGTCTATGATACCGTCTGAAACTTATCGCTCATGCGTGGAGTGCAGCAAAAGGACGGCTCATGTTTGCATCAAGTGCGGCTATTGCTATTCATGTCATAGGAAGGTCGAGAAAGTATCGAGCCAGCTGCGGTTGGCTTTTGCCTAGCCCTCTCGACCAAGACAAAAGTCAAGCGAGCCGTTGCCCTGTTTGGTAGCGATTTTGCGTATTTCGACCGCGTCTGGCATTGGTAAATCTTCGATGCTTTCACGGTTGCCTGCCTCGGCTAGCTGTCTAGCTCGCTCCCAATTGGCTTCCTCACGTTCATAGAATGAGTGCATGTCGCAGATTTCCTGCCAGGTGAGGCCAGTAACATTGAGCCTTGCAAGGAATGAACGCCATGATGGCGAAACTGTGAAGATTGAAGGTTAGAACAAATGCGTAAACGCGATTCAGAGCGATTTTATTGACTACTGGATATTGTCGTGCTTGCAATCTGCTATGTTATTTTGTATAAAATATGACTTTATGGTATTCTCCAGTCCCATTAATTCGGGAAAAACATATTTTTATACAAAGCATGGAACATAATATTCATGGCAAGGGCATCAAATTCCGAGGGAATCGTACACCCTGACGCACACCTCATGGCTATATTCAAAGAACTGCTCGAAACAACCAAGGATAACAACGACATTCTAAAGGAGAATCAGCAAATCATGCTACAGAACACCAAGCTGCTCATGAACTTGGATGAAAAGATGCGCAAGCTCGTGATGAACACTAGCAGTTTTCGCTAATTATCCGCCGCGTGTTAACACTCATTTAAAAAACGCGAAGCGCCGCAAAGTAACAGGAATCCAGAAATCCAATAATATTATCATAATCTTGCGATTAGATTAAGTGAAACCTTTTTACATAATATTTCGTTTAACAAACCTGAAACTAATACCAAAAACGTCGCAAACGGGGCTTGGACCAGCCGGGCGTGTTTCATGCCCGGCACCCATGCCTCTGATCGGCCGCGAGGTATCTCCTGACTGGTTTTGAATTGGGAGAGTGCAATCATGCTAGACCAGCCTGCGTGACCAAGTTTGGCAAAGCATGAGCTGCCCCTCTCCCGGCTATCGATTCTTACACCGTAGAATAAAAAGATCCTAGTTGTAGAGATTTGCTTTCTGGAAAAGGGCTAGCGGTGCCGAGTAAGGAAAGCAAGCCTCCATTGGTGTGCCTAAGGTAGAACATTTGTAACTCGGCATCAGCCATTCCCCGACATTTGGCGTACTATTCACTATTGTACAAAGGAAGATAAACGTTGTATTAGATTTGGAGGATGAATAATGCTGAATGGATTATGTTCAAAGTGAGAGGCCAGGGGAGACGCCTAAAGCCGTTGGGAGGGGAGAGAAGGGCGCTCAGCCTGGCCCCGTTATTGAGCTCATGAGAATGCCGGGTCAAGATAAAGACGTTGCAATCTTCGACTAGTTGATTGTTACCTATGAGATGATTCTTCCTTACCTGGGACATGGTGATCGGACGGTAAGCAATCCTGAAGAGGCGGTTACCTAGCCTGTATTATGATACACGACTATAGCCCTACACATTACTATGCAAGGAGGCCGTTACCCGCCTTTATTTAGCCGAGCCCGCCGGGCCTCTGCTTGTGGAAATAGTGAACATAGTCCGTGACAGAAGGCTCAATAATCCAGAAAAAAGATAAGAGCGACTGCTAGGATCTCTCAGACATGGCAAGCATGGTTAGAAAAAGCTCAAGCAGTCCAGATGAGTCAAGAAAGTTTGAAAAAGGCAAGATGGACATAATGAATATCGGCGGAACGCTTGTTGGGAAGGCTACATTTGAGCCTGGGTGGAGGTGGTCTACTTCTGTCAAGCCAATTGTAAAGACTGACAGCTGCAAAGTGAGCCATACGATGTACGTTATTTCCGGCAAGATGCGCGTAAGGATGGACGATGGGACGGAACTTGAATTTGGTCCGGGAGATGCAGGGTTGGTTCCTCCAGGACATGATGCATGGACAGTCGGCAATGAAGCCTGCGTGGCGGTTGATTTTACTGGCGCGCCAAGCTATGCCGAAATAGCTGGCTGTAAAGCAACCATAGACACCCAAAGTAGGAGAGAGGAGCTTTGTGAAGGCAACCATGCAGGACTAGCATGATAATCTCCTCTTCCCGCCTTACAATTATCCGGGAAAATCTTAAACTTTGCTCTTCGATCGCTGATCGGTACATGAGTTGCGTAGAGGCCAGGGGGAACGCCCGTATGGAAGTGGCCAATGTCAAGGGCGCTCACGTTTTTGTACCTAAAGATTGGCTCGGCAAGAAGGTCAAAGTAACTCTGATTGAAGAAGAGTAGAGGGCCAAGGACGGAAATGACAGAGCATTAGAAGATATTGTAAAACTCCTGATTGAGGAATATCTAAAGAAAAAGTAGCTTGCTTCGGCCGCGGCTCTCATGAGTTAGTCTTTATAGCCGTCCGCACTCGTCGGCTCGATGAACTTTAGACCCATTACAAAGATCATACTGCTGACAAGCGTTGTTGCTCTCGGACTGGTCTTATCACTCATGTCAGCCAAATCTGCGTTCGCTCAAGCTCAAACTCAAACGGTAAATACAGGAAATGTTACTACGCCGACAACAGATATCTTCGTCAACCCAATCTGGGCAGGCAAGAATGTTCACTTACCTGTGACTCTGACTGACCACACTTCTTTGACTGGAGCGCCTGGAAGTGACAACTACACACTTGTTGTATTGCAAAATGGACAGCAGGTTTTCAACGGAACTGCTGGAAAAAGCACTCCTACAGTCTCTGCAGTTCTTGGGACCACAACTGTATTTGAAGTTCAAACCCTAAGCAAAACTCAGCCATATACGGTAGTGGTGACTCTATACGTCGTTGACGGATCTAAAATACCTCCCAAAACTGCGACGTTTAACTTTCCAGCATTTTCTGACCAAGGAAAGCAATCGACATCGTCAAATACCAATGCTACAACTCCTGAATTTCCGCTGAGCGCACCCATCGCGATAGCCGCTGTTGGTGGTCTCGTGGTATTGATGCGCTTTGCAGACAGGACAAAGAATATCCATTAAGGCATGAAAAGCGAAGGTTAGTCTGCAGTCTTCTTGACCTAAAGCCGAATGAGGAAGACATTTGGGAAATTTCCATGGAAGGCAAGCAGAAAGTCGTTAAAGTGACAAAGGGCGATTAGGCTGACAGCATCAGAACTCTCGAAGCATTCTGACAAAGACGCGGCCAAAAAAGTTGCATGTCCTCGATGCAGTCAGCTATCCAAGATTTTCGCAGTTGTACATCGGGGAAACAAACCCTCATTGTTGTACTCCTGTGGGCCATGTATGATAGCCTGGTTCGTGGTGGGTGGTAAAACGTCAAAGATAGTTTACGCTGCAAATGCAGGTGTGCATACAAGTTCGGACAAACTGCAAAAACTATGACTGACATCGAAGACCATATCGAATACTGCCGCTATTGCGGCTCTGACGAGATAGTCTTTAACATCCGGATAATTCAGGGCCAGAAGGTGCGGATCAGATTGTGCAATGCCTGCGGCACGCTTGACAGACTCTAGTCAGATATCTTTTGAATCGTCCGCAAGCCAGCCTTTTCCAAAGCATTTGCCGCACTTTACGACCAAGCCTGAAGTGCTAGTTGTTAGAATGTTAGAGATACCGGTTTCACCGGTGAACAGACCAGTACCTAGGCATTTCGGACATGGTTTTGGCAATGGCAATCTTTGCAATTTGGCAGCCTTAAAGTGTGTTTTGAATTACATAGTCATCCCTGGGAAGGAAATACTGGTTAGGTTTTGCAATGCCTGCGGCACCTAAAGCAGAAAAATTAATTTAGAAGCAACTGCATTTTTTGGCTCGTGTGCTGTCTATTGAGTTGCAATAGGAATCGTGAATAATGTCATGGTTGATACAGAAGATGAGAAGCAATTCAGAGGAAGGTACGCAGACGAGCTTAGAAAGATAAAGAATAGCGGCAATAATTCTGATTTGGACGTTGAAAGAAGCGAAGTAAAGAACCAGGGAATGAAAACACCGGGGAGAAGAGGAGAGCAGATCAAAAATGAGGAAATTGACAAAGAGATTGTCAGGCGCTATACTTCCAGACTAGAAAAGAAAAAAGCCGATGATGCCAAAGGCGCAAGCTGACCAGTTAAACCAGGTAATAGCAAACGCTCAGGCAATACAGTCTGCTGCTCAGACAGAGCTGGCTTGCGACCCGGCTGCTAGCCTTCTTTTTTCTTAGTCTTGTATTTGGCATGTCCTAGCCCGCTCCCAATTGGCCTCCTGGCGTTCATAGAATGAGTGCATGTCGCGGATTTCCTGCATTAACAGGTTGATTTTTTCATCGTCGGAAAGCTTGTGGAACCCTTCTGCATACACTCGCATATCGTAAACCCGTCCGCGGTAGTCTATGCAGTCGCCGCACCTGTGGCCCGGGAAGTTGCCAGTAATGACAGCGCCAAAGGCTGAACACTCGTTAGTCTCGTTCATTCACAGCTCTAATCTACGCTTTCAAATTAACCGCGGCGTCTCGGCCGGGAAGTGTGTCGAGGCATCAAAAGGAAATCACGGAATTGAAAAGCTACAAAGACAACTTTGAAAATATTAATCGATCGCCAATTTGTCCAGTTTCTCTAACGAAGCAATGATTTGAAGGCCCTCAGGGGTAGTTTTGTATTTGTTTCCAAGTGAGACCTCCAGCAGTCCGGCCTTGACTAGCGCATTGATATATGCGTCTAATTGAATGGGTGAAAGAAGGACTGCGTCTCTTATTTGCGTCTTTGTCGCCCCGACGTTAGAGGTGTCGAGTATCTGAGAAACTATGTCAGTCCGGCTCCTATGTCGCAATTTCATACTGTGATAGATAGGACTAGATTTATTTCATGACCCGAAAGAGTTTTGGAGAACTCTAAAGGAAAACATTAGGTCTCGGTTCATTCCAAAAGGCGAACCTGAGAAAAAGGAAAAGCGCTCGATAACCCCACTGTCATTTCATGCATCTGTGCATTCCCCGACGTTTGGGTTATTTTTCTCATCTTAGTGATCATTGCAAAGGCAATTTCCGACCCGCCAGTTGCAGACACAAGGGATGCAAGAGTGTTTCGAAACCATCGTTGTCTTGCAATGGCCGGCATTCCTTATTTCTCAATGAGAACCCCATGAGAGATGTCAAAGTGTCTTTTACACGACATGCAAAAACCGATCAGAATACATGATCAGCGTTGTTTTAGCTAGTTTTTACAGCTAGAATTATGACTAAATAATACGTGCCGAGTTGAAGATTTACGCCTCGGAGACCTCGGCATGTCCTCCAGAAGGCGTGTAGCCGGCCCGATACCTCTTTGCCCTTGACGCGAAAAGGATGGCTGCAAGGAAGGCAAAGATTCCGGCGACGATCGCATACGTAGAAGTCGCGTCTGCCATCAATATGGTATCACGCATCAACGCTATCTACTTATCCAAAGCGGAAAACAGCTTATGTAAAAATAATATTGAACACCGGGCTACGAATCGAAGTCAGTTGTCCCTAGTCATTCTGGATTGAAAGCATCTGGATGGAATGCGATAGGCTAATTGCCTGACATTTCTAGTGCCGATTGGCTTTTTCGGTTTTGGCGCCTATTTTCAAAGTACTCTCAAAACTAGTTAGCCATTTCTATAGGACGATAAATTGAACAGGCTCTTTCCAATCAGCATACTTGTTGTATAATTTCTAAACTGACATGAGGTTATAGGTCATGGATTGGCAATTATCCCTAATTGCGGATACTAGTCGCTGAAGACGAAGAATCAATTGCACTTGTATACAAGGCAGTATTGGAGTCGCTTGGCCACGAAGTGATAATTGTAGCTGATGGCGAGCAATGTCTACAAACATTGTATGCAGCAGCCGACCACAGTGAATCATTCAATATAGTAATACTTGACCACAGAATGCCCAAGAAAAGCGGCGTGTCCGTAGCAGCCGAAATACAGTTGCACTGGCCAAATCAAAAGGTAATCATGCTAAGTGCATATGTAGAAGACGTAATTCACGCTACTATGCAAGATCTAGAGCATCCAGTCGTGTGCTTGCAAAAGCCGATTGACCTTGATTTGTTTGGCAGTATAGTTGAAGACGAAGCCGAATTGCATGCAAGCTCTGGAAATCTAGGGCCCAGTGAGCCCCAGTTGGCAGTTTCACGCAAAAGCATTTCCAAGGATACAGATGCTGCATAGCCGCCTTAGATACTCTCGCTGAGACGAGAGCAAGCTGCGATAGGTAAACACGCGATATAGCATTAGTAGCCGCAACTGAAAATCAAGCAATTCCGGGTTTCACAGCGGATGAGCTGCTAGCCAACTTCTAGCCTTGTCTGTCACTTTCAACCCCCCAGTATTGTTAGATTCAAGCCAGTGATTATGTCGCATGTATGAGATCCAAAGGTCTACCAGCTGCTCGTCTCCGTTGAAACGTTTTACAATTTCCTGTTTACTCTTGCCGAGATCAATGTATCGCATGATAAAAATCGCCTGATTCAAGCCCCTCAGTGACAATGGATTGGCGGTTCTATCAAAGCGGTTAGGCATCAGACGCCATCTCTAATGATTATCGTTATGGTATACCTCATCTTGTTGAGGCAGCAATAATATTTATTATTTTAGATATATTCTCCTAGCTTTTATGATTGCGCTTCACTGATAGCGCATTTATAACAATAATGTTACGTTTTTATGATAAACTTTGGGTTATTCTCTGAACTCTAACGACATTATTCTTCCCGAGAAAAATCTGGCAAACCGCAGTCATTTTTTAAAGCTAAAAGTAAACGGGGAGGGGGCTTTTGATGAACAAGGCAACCATGCTAGATCAGCCTGCGCGACCAAGTTTGACACAGCATGGCTAACCCCCTCTCCCGGCTGAAGCATTTCTCCGGGACAGATTTAACTGATTGTTCCATCATTGCCCTGTGGTTCGCTGATTGCCAAATTTTGCAACGGTGTGCATCGTTTGTTCGCCTTTAGAAATATTAGGCTGATGCTCTGATTACTAATTCGCGCGTCAATTCGTGCAGGCAGGGGTATTGGTTCAATTGAGCTCAAACTTTTGGACTGTACCCCTCCTTCTTTTAATAGAAAAGGCGGGCACGTAGTCCTGAATTATCAGGAGTGAGACCTCCTTATGGCAAGTTACTCGCCATTTGGCCGTTACCCGCCTTTATGGAAACTCCGATAACAGCGAGAGTGCATTGAGTATCAAACGCGATAGCGTCTTTGCTGGGAGACATTTCCTAAAGTCCACAAGTTGCAGGCGAGCCAGATCAAGTATCGCTGTCTAATAAGGCAGATTCCACACCTGCTGCGGCCGACTTGCCCACAAATTCCCGGCTGCAGCAGGCTCTTCAAATTATCCAATGCGAAAAAAGGGCAGGAGGCTTTCAACATACAAACGAACGTGCCTAGAGAGCACAAGTTATCTCTTTTAGCCTCTTGTTCATGCGCGAGATTATCATCTGGGACCCCTGCCCGAAGGCCAGGCCCAGAGCAATCTGCACATCTTCGGCTGTTGTTCTGTCGCCTTCCAGATTGATGCCATAGTTTCTTTTCAGGTACGCAATCACTCCTATCTTCGTGTTTTCGTCAAGGAACGACAGCGCGCTGTCCAGAGATTCCCGTATGGCGTCATTTGGAAAGACAACTATGTTGTCTTGGTTCATCGTGGTTGCCTTACCTCTGAATGGAGCGACGATTGCCAAAACATGACACTAAAGGTAATGTGTGAAATTGTTCTTTCTCTGAGAGACCTGACGAAGTGGTTGCTAATCGTTATACAGATTGACATTGTTTGGATGTTGAAAGTAGCATGCTTGCCCGCGCTGCCGTGTCTAAGAGGAACGTGATGCTGGTTCTAACGGTTTTGCTTATTATGGTGGTTTCAATAGGACTTGTGAAGTATGGCGCCTCTCTTGGAAATGCAAATCCAGACCCATCCGTTTTGGCCACCAATGTCACGACTTCCTCCGGCAACGCCTCGGCTGGCACAAATCCTGTTCGAGTTCATGAGAACAATTCGAGCTCACTAAAAAGCGCCTCATACGGCCCGGATAACGACAATTATTCCAGAAACAGCCTGCATGACGATTTCGGAGGTCCGGCCTACATCCTTCATCCGCTTCAGTTATCGCCTAACGGAGAATGGTTCGGGCTGTGGAATGGCGGAGGCTCGTTTGGCACAGTGCACGATTCAAAGTCAGATACCAATGTGTTCTTCCTTGCGCCCAAGACTGCCAGCCAGAGAAACGAAACGCACTCGGCGCTTGTCGTCAGCTCCAAGGAATTCAAGAATTTTCATCTCTCCGCAGACATTAGAATTGACAAGCAGGTTAGGACAAATATCAGCGCTAACCCCTGGGAAGGCGGCTGGATAATGTGGAGGTGGAATGACCCCACGCACCACTACTATATCGCACTCAAAACATCAGGCCAGGAAATAGGCAAGTATGACGGTGGAACGAA comes from the Nitrososphaera sp. genome and includes:
- a CDS encoding Lrp/AsnC family transcriptional regulator, whose amino-acid sequence is MDVKILKILLSDARLSYRKIAERIGTSPPTVLSRIERLQREMIIKRYSAVLDHEKLGYDLTVIIEVSASKAKITELERQLAKFPNICAVYDITGLTDIILIAKFRNRKELSDFVKNDLNLPYVERTLTHLVMITAKEDFGFVQA
- a CDS encoding response regulator, which codes for MRILVAEDEESIALVYKAVLESLGHEVIIVADGEQCLQTLYAAADHSESFNIVILDHRMPKKSGVSVAAEIQLHWPNQKVIMLSAYVEDVIHATMQDLEHPVVCLQKPIDLDLFGSIVEDEAELHASSGNLGPSEPQLAVSRKSISKDTDAA
- a CDS encoding DUF1080 domain-containing protein — its product is MDVESSMLARAAVSKRNVMLVLTVLLIMVVSIGLVKYGASLGNANPDPSVLATNVTTSSGNASAGTNPVRVHENNSSSLKSASYGPDNDNYSRNSLHDDFGGPAYILHPLQLSPNGEWFGLWNGGGSFGTVHDSKSDTNVFFLAPKTASQRNETHSALVVSSKEFKNFHLSADIRIDKQVRTNISANPWEGGWIMWRWNDPTHHYYIALKTSGQEIGKYDGGTNPQSQIILKTTRTPPAEVGEWDHLDLTVNGSHIVAVIDGIKTFDFIDKSSFDAGKIAMYCEDARVSFDNIRVEAIN
- a CDS encoding cupin domain-containing protein, with product MASMVRKSSSSPDESRKFEKGKMDIMNIGGTLVGKATFEPGWRWSTSVKPIVKTDSCKVSHTMYVISGKMRVRMDDGTELEFGPGDAGLVPPGHDAWTVGNEACVAVDFTGAPSYAEIAGCKATIDTQSRREELCEGNHAGLA
- a CDS encoding winged helix-turn-helix domain-containing protein, with the translated sequence MRHRSRTDIVSQILDTSNVGATKTQIRDAVLLSPIQLDAYINALVKAGLLEVSLGNKYKTTPEGLQIIASLEKLDKLAID
- a CDS encoding DUF2080 family transposase-associated protein; this encodes MSCVEARGNARMEVANVKGAHVFVPKDWLGKKVKVTLIEEE